One Methanocaldococcus infernus ME DNA segment encodes these proteins:
- a CDS encoding ABC transporter ATP-binding protein has product MIELKNVTKVYKMGNELIYALKNINLKIKEGEFVSIMGPSGSGKSTLLNIIGCLDRPTEGEVYIDKIKTNDLDDDELTKIRRDKIGFVFQQFNLIPLLTALENVELPLIFKYKNSMSEAERKRRALECLKMAELDEKFANHKPNQLSGGQQQRVAIARAIVNDPKIILADEPTGALDSKTGRKIMELLKKLNGYGKTIVVVTHDINVSKYGDRIIYIKDGSIEREENVS; this is encoded by the coding sequence ATGATTGAACTAAAAAATGTAACCAAAGTTTATAAGATGGGTAATGAGCTAATCTATGCTTTAAAAAACATAAATTTAAAAATAAAAGAGGGTGAATTTGTTTCAATTATGGGACCCTCAGGAAGTGGTAAGTCTACTCTATTAAATATTATTGGTTGTTTAGACAGGCCAACAGAGGGAGAGGTTTACATTGACAAAATAAAAACAAATGATTTAGATGATGATGAATTAACAAAAATTAGAAGGGATAAGATTGGCTTTGTCTTCCAACAATTTAATTTAATCCCTCTACTAACAGCTTTAGAGAATGTTGAGCTTCCACTAATTTTTAAATATAAGAATTCTATGAGTGAAGCTGAGAGGAAAAGAAGAGCTTTAGAATGCTTAAAGATGGCTGAGTTGGATGAGAAATTTGCTAACCACAAGCCAAATCAGTTGAGTGGAGGACAACAGCAGAGAGTGGCTATAGCAAGGGCTATAGTAAATGATCCAAAAATTATTTTAGCTGATGAACCAACTGGAGCCTTAGATAGTAAAACAGGAAGGAAAATTATGGAATTATTAAAGAAATTAAATGGCTATGGAAAAACTATTGTGGTTGTTACTCATGATATAAATGTATCTAAATATGGAGATAGAATAATTTATATAAAGGATGGCTCAATTGAAAGGGAAGAGAATGTATCTTGA